The Niastella koreensis GR20-10 genome includes a window with the following:
- a CDS encoding fumarylacetoacetate hydrolase family protein, with protein MKLYKTAKGILLQFKEEYYVLQHEWDKLINRDNLYTYLQSEYLHGKKITTAEAGEYQRELLPPIGAQEVWAAGVTYLRSRDARMEESKDTGGADCYSRVYEAERPELFFKALPHRVVGHEQTVYIRKDSTWNVPEPELALYINAGGVIQGYTIGNDMSSRSIEGENPLYLPQAKVYEKSAGLGPCLYVPEQPISPETGIYMTIHRNEVKMYEGSTTVSRMKRMLPELVDYLYKECDFVPGCFLMTGTCLVPPTDFTLQPNDRVTISIDGIGTMVNRVDVKS; from the coding sequence ATGAAATTATATAAAACGGCCAAAGGGATACTGTTACAGTTTAAAGAGGAATATTATGTATTGCAGCACGAATGGGATAAACTGATCAACCGCGATAATTTATACACTTACCTGCAAAGTGAGTATTTACATGGAAAGAAAATAACCACCGCAGAAGCCGGCGAATACCAGCGCGAGCTCTTGCCGCCCATTGGTGCGCAGGAGGTGTGGGCGGCGGGCGTTACGTATTTGCGCAGTCGCGATGCGCGCATGGAAGAATCTAAAGATACCGGAGGCGCCGATTGCTATTCCCGCGTATATGAGGCCGAACGGCCCGAATTGTTCTTTAAAGCATTACCCCACCGCGTGGTTGGCCACGAGCAAACAGTGTACATCCGTAAAGATTCTACCTGGAATGTGCCTGAGCCCGAACTGGCCTTGTACATCAATGCAGGGGGTGTTATTCAGGGCTATACCATTGGTAACGATATGAGCTCAAGAAGCATCGAGGGGGAGAATCCGCTGTACCTGCCGCAAGCCAAGGTATATGAGAAAAGCGCCGGTTTAGGTCCTTGTTTGTATGTGCCTGAGCAACCCATTTCTCCTGAAACCGGCATTTACATGACCATCCACCGCAACGAGGTGAAAATGTATGAAGGCAGCACCACAGTAAGCCGCATGAAGCGGATGCTGCCCGAGCTGGTTGATTACCTGTATAAGGAATGCGATTTTGTGCCCGGTTGTTTCCTCATGACCGGCACCTGCCTGGTACCACCTACCGATTTCACATTACAACCCAACGACCGTGTTACCATCAGCATCGACGGTATTGGCACCATGGTGAACAGGGTGGATGTTAAAAGTTAA
- a CDS encoding BNR repeat-containing protein, whose protein sequence is MNFKLATASLFTAILILTTAPTIAQTLSTVGKGWAANSVNTVIFRHNSLTSYKNSQYIAYYDSAQRLVVGKRTIGSDKWTVVTTPYNGKATDAHNTISIMADGEGYLHISWDHHNNELRYIRSISPGSLQFTEKLPMTGIREKSVTYPEFYRLPNGNLLFLYRDGASGNGSLMLNHYDTKTKKWTQLQDGWINGEGQRSPYWQLTVDKTGVIHISWVWRESPDVASNHDMGYACSKDGGRTWEKSTGEKYVLPITAATAEYASRIPQKSELINSTAMTTDEAGHPYIATYWRDSGSTVPQYRLIYHNGRQWNTQQITNRTTPFSLSGGGTKRIPVSRPQLLVLNKKGTVQGILIYRDSALGDKVSMSVCDNITQGKWQVKQLTTTPVGLWEPSYDKELWRQNKVLNLFIERVEQGDAETTRAIEPQPVQVLEWKP, encoded by the coding sequence TTGAACTTTAAACTTGCAACTGCATCTCTTTTTACAGCGATCCTGATACTAACAACCGCCCCAACGATTGCCCAAACCCTGTCAACAGTTGGCAAAGGCTGGGCCGCCAATTCCGTCAATACCGTTATCTTCCGGCATAATTCCCTCACGAGTTATAAAAATTCCCAATACATCGCGTATTACGATTCTGCCCAACGGCTGGTGGTTGGTAAACGAACCATCGGGTCCGATAAATGGACAGTGGTAACCACGCCCTACAACGGCAAAGCCACCGATGCGCACAACACCATCAGCATTATGGCTGACGGCGAAGGTTATCTGCATATTTCGTGGGACCATCACAACAATGAATTGCGGTACATCCGCAGTATAAGTCCCGGTTCATTACAGTTTACTGAGAAGCTGCCTATGACCGGCATCAGGGAAAAAAGTGTGACCTACCCGGAGTTTTACCGTTTGCCCAATGGCAACCTCTTGTTCCTGTACCGCGATGGCGCCAGCGGTAATGGCAGTTTGATGCTGAATCACTACGACACCAAAACAAAAAAGTGGACACAACTACAGGATGGCTGGATCAATGGTGAAGGACAGCGCAGTCCCTATTGGCAACTGACCGTTGATAAAACCGGCGTTATTCATATTTCCTGGGTGTGGCGGGAATCGCCGGACGTAGCCAGTAACCACGATATGGGCTATGCCTGTTCAAAAGACGGCGGGCGTACCTGGGAAAAGAGCACGGGTGAAAAATATGTGCTGCCCATCACGGCAGCCACTGCAGAATATGCGAGTCGCATTCCGCAGAAAAGCGAGCTCATTAACTCCACTGCCATGACTACTGATGAGGCCGGCCATCCGTATATTGCTACCTACTGGCGCGATTCGGGCAGTACGGTTCCGCAATACCGGCTCATTTATCACAATGGCCGGCAATGGAACACCCAGCAGATAACCAATCGTACAACGCCATTTTCTCTATCAGGGGGAGGCACCAAGCGCATCCCGGTTTCACGCCCGCAATTATTGGTATTGAATAAAAAGGGCACGGTCCAGGGCATTCTTATTTACCGGGATTCAGCATTAGGCGATAAAGTAAGCATGTCCGTTTGTGATAACATAACCCAGGGGAAGTGGCAGGTAAAGCAACTTACCACCACGCCTGTTGGTTTATGGGAACCCAGTTATGATAAAGAGCTCTGGCGGCAGAATAAAGTCCTGAACTTATTTATAGAACGGGTGGAGCAGGGCGATGCCGAAACCACCCGGGCCATTGAACCGCAGCCTGTGCAGGTGTTGGAGTGGAAGCCCTGA
- a CDS encoding quinone oxidoreductase family protein gives MKAVVAYPNGTIAENPNFPEPVAQHRDEVLVTVKAVAVKHFDKSRAAGQHYSSEDASEAGRIIGGDGVCLLPDGRRVYALGETGMMAEKAIIDRDRIVPIPDGVDDALAAALPNAVVGAAMGLKFKADIQKGDIVLINGATGFTGRVAVQIAKYLGAKRVIVTGRNQESLNDLLLLGADEIIPVTKDDESFKKQLSAIHAQTPIDIIIDYLWGHSAELLFACIKGKGHFNNKIRFVSVGSMAGDTIQLSSAILRSIDLQLTGSGLGAWTKSQVGEFFSDIMPEAFQLAAKGKLKADTITVPMSNLASLWEVEVPSGQRLVVTI, from the coding sequence ATGAAGGCAGTAGTTGCATATCCAAACGGAACCATTGCGGAGAACCCGAATTTTCCGGAACCGGTGGCGCAGCACAGAGATGAAGTACTGGTAACAGTTAAAGCGGTAGCCGTTAAACATTTCGACAAAAGCCGGGCCGCCGGTCAACACTATTCAAGTGAAGACGCCAGTGAAGCTGGCCGCATAATTGGCGGCGACGGCGTTTGCCTGTTACCTGATGGCAGGCGGGTATATGCCCTGGGCGAAACCGGCATGATGGCGGAAAAAGCCATTATCGATCGTGACAGAATTGTACCCATACCCGATGGTGTTGATGATGCCCTGGCAGCCGCCCTGCCCAATGCAGTTGTTGGCGCCGCCATGGGACTGAAATTTAAAGCTGATATTCAAAAGGGCGATATAGTACTAATCAATGGCGCTACCGGGTTCACTGGCCGGGTAGCCGTACAAATAGCCAAATACCTGGGTGCAAAAAGAGTGATTGTTACCGGTAGAAACCAGGAATCATTAAATGACCTGTTATTATTGGGGGCCGATGAAATTATTCCGGTAACAAAGGATGATGAGTCTTTCAAAAAGCAATTGTCGGCCATTCACGCCCAAACTCCCATTGATATCATCATTGATTACCTCTGGGGACACAGCGCAGAGTTACTATTCGCCTGCATCAAAGGCAAAGGCCACTTTAACAACAAAATACGGTTTGTATCGGTGGGCAGCATGGCAGGTGATACCATACAGTTATCTTCCGCTATTCTGCGCAGTATTGACCTGCAGTTAACCGGGTCAGGACTGGGCGCCTGGACAAAATCACAGGTTGGTGAGTTCTTTAGTGACATAATGCCCGAAGCGTTCCAACTCGCAGCAAAAGGAAAGTTGAAAGCCGATACCATTACCGTACCAATGAGCAATCTCGCCAGTCTGTGGGAAGTAGAAGTTCCCAGCGGTCAACGTCTGGTGGTTACCATATGA
- a CDS encoding Crp/Fnr family transcriptional regulator has translation MVIFSTIMFFHFRQKFPQLNAYWDKYLPFQKRQEVPAKTLLLAAGKRSQQYIFVEKGCVRAFLNKDGDDKTVQFFFEQEGLASFESFVNNVPSLISIETIEPSVLYTLPKKYVLQLIDELSKEPYFVPMLLQISAQRQSHYMNEFVSFIRDTPEQRYLNLLKKKTKIVQRVPQHYIASYLGVSTVHLSRIKSKLAKGKSHF, from the coding sequence ATGGTTATCTTTTCAACCATTATGTTTTTCCATTTCAGACAAAAATTCCCACAGTTAAACGCCTACTGGGACAAATACCTGCCTTTTCAAAAACGGCAGGAAGTGCCCGCGAAAACCTTATTGTTAGCAGCAGGCAAGCGATCACAACAATATATATTTGTTGAAAAAGGATGTGTTCGCGCCTTCCTGAACAAGGATGGGGACGACAAAACGGTGCAATTCTTTTTTGAACAGGAAGGCCTGGCTTCGTTCGAGAGTTTCGTTAACAACGTGCCCAGTTTAATTTCTATAGAAACCATTGAGCCATCGGTGCTGTATACGCTGCCCAAAAAATATGTGCTGCAACTGATCGATGAGCTGAGCAAGGAACCCTACTTCGTGCCCATGCTGCTGCAGATCAGCGCCCAGCGGCAATCCCATTATATGAATGAGTTTGTTTCTTTCATTCGCGATACACCTGAGCAACGTTACCTGAACCTGCTGAAGAAAAAAACCAAAATCGTTCAGCGGGTACCACAACACTATATTGCTTCCTACCTGGGGGTAAGTACCGTACACCTCAGCCGCATAAAAAGCAAACTGGCCAAAGGCAAATCCCATTTCTAA
- a CDS encoding Mov34/MPN/PAD-1 family protein, whose product MIILENDVQKIIVEDAVQAFPNECCGFVFGHEDSNGRRHITQARTVTNVKEGDKRRRFEIAPQDYIDAEKYAEEQQLELLGIYHSHPNHPAIPSEHDRAAAQPFFSYLIISVNEKEPGPIRSWRLNDELQFEEENNHLIAGY is encoded by the coding sequence ATGATCATTCTGGAAAACGACGTACAAAAAATAATTGTGGAAGATGCCGTACAGGCCTTCCCCAATGAATGTTGTGGTTTTGTGTTTGGCCATGAAGACAGCAATGGCCGCCGCCACATTACGCAGGCGCGTACAGTAACCAATGTAAAGGAAGGTGATAAGCGGCGCCGTTTTGAGATTGCACCCCAGGATTATATTGATGCGGAAAAATATGCCGAAGAGCAACAGCTCGAATTGCTGGGCATCTATCATTCGCACCCCAACCATCCTGCCATCCCTTCCGAACACGACCGGGCGGCTGCACAACCCTTCTTTTCGTATCTGATAATTTCAGTAAATGAAAAAGAACCGGGACCGATACGTTCCTGGCGGCTGAATGATGAGCTGCAGTTTGAGGAGGAGAACAATCATTTGATAGCAGGTTATTAA
- the moeB gene encoding molybdopterin-synthase adenylyltransferase MoeB, whose translation MSTQVTFTKEELARYNRHIIIPEFGLAAQQKLKAAKVLVVGSGGLGSPVLLYLAAAGIGTIGIVDFDVVDDSNLQRQVLFGVNEIGKPKVEAAKARLQALNPHLEFVLYNTQLTSQNALDIIKDYDVVADGTDNFPTRYLVNDACVLLGKPNIYASIFQFEGQVSVFNYTNANGELGPNYRDLYPTPPPPGLVPSCAEGGVLGVLPGIIGSLQALEVIKVITGVGEPLAGRFYIFDALNFESRTFNISRRDDNPLNGKNPTITQLIDYEQFCGVKAVEKPVKEITAAELYELQVKGEPFQLVDVREPYEYDIVNIGAELIPLATVAEQAGKFNKDIPVIVHCKMGGRSAKAIRELEEKFGFTNLYNLKGGILAYIEEVKPELTRY comes from the coding sequence ATGAGTACTCAAGTGACATTTACCAAAGAAGAATTAGCCAGATACAACAGACATATAATAATCCCCGAATTCGGCCTGGCCGCCCAGCAGAAATTAAAAGCTGCCAAAGTACTGGTGGTGGGTTCGGGCGGATTGGGAAGCCCGGTCTTATTATACCTGGCCGCGGCTGGTATTGGCACCATTGGGATTGTTGATTTTGATGTGGTAGATGACAGCAACCTGCAACGCCAGGTGTTGTTTGGGGTAAATGAAATAGGCAAGCCAAAAGTGGAAGCCGCCAAAGCAAGGCTGCAGGCATTGAACCCACACCTGGAATTTGTATTGTACAATACCCAGCTTACTTCGCAAAATGCGCTGGACATTATAAAAGACTACGACGTGGTGGCCGATGGCACCGATAACTTTCCTACGCGTTACCTGGTGAATGACGCCTGTGTATTATTGGGCAAACCCAATATCTATGCATCCATCTTCCAGTTTGAAGGACAGGTATCGGTATTCAATTATACAAATGCCAACGGGGAGCTGGGACCGAATTACCGCGATTTGTATCCAACCCCGCCCCCGCCGGGGTTAGTGCCCAGCTGTGCCGAAGGCGGCGTATTAGGCGTATTGCCCGGCATTATTGGTAGTTTGCAGGCGCTGGAGGTGATAAAGGTTATTACCGGGGTAGGGGAGCCATTGGCAGGACGCTTTTATATTTTTGATGCCCTGAACTTTGAAAGCCGCACATTTAATATTTCCCGCCGCGACGACAATCCATTGAATGGAAAAAATCCCACCATCACGCAGCTCATCGACTACGAACAATTCTGTGGGGTAAAAGCAGTAGAAAAACCGGTAAAAGAAATTACTGCTGCAGAATTATATGAACTGCAGGTAAAAGGTGAGCCATTTCAACTCGTTGATGTACGCGAGCCTTATGAATACGACATTGTAAACATCGGCGCCGAACTGATCCCATTGGCAACGGTTGCTGAACAGGCCGGTAAATTCAATAAAGACATTCCGGTGATAGTTCACTGTAAAATGGGCGGCCGCAGCGCCAAAGCCATCCGGGAGCTGGAAGAAAAGTTTGGGTTTACGAATTTGTATAACTTAAAGGGAGGTATACTGGCATATATAGAGGAGGTGAAGCCGGAGTTAACGAGGTATTAG